The window GCCGATGATACTGCCAGGGAGCTGGTGGGAAAGTAGGCCGCCGCCAAGACTTATTTCCAAAACGAAAAACTCCGGTAACCGATGAGGGCCGGAGTTTTTCTGTTTTGGGGGTAGTGCCTCATCCTTCCATCCTTTCTTCTTATCCCTTCCTATTACTTTTACCTTTGTCATGTATTGCGAACTGGGCCTTGGTAAGTATTATCTAGAGTAGGCTTTCACCGACTACATTACGCCTTAGCTAGCTTTGCCCGTTGCCGCCTTCAGCGGGACCAGAAGGGCCTCAGCCGGTCAGCAAGGCCCCTCTGGACTCCCCTGCCTCGCCCAAGCTGTCCATTGAAAGGGCACCCATCCCGCCGTGGAAGCGGAGCGCTTCCAATCGGCCTTATGTTTTGTGAGGGAAAGCAGGGGCATTTTCCCTTCTTTGCTTTCCCTTTGAATGTGTCTGGGGTGGTGCTGTCTGCTTGTGATGTCATGGGAATCCTCGACAGCATTGGGTTGCGGTATAAGCAGTGAGTAAGGTGTACTACTCCTTGCGAGCACTATTCAGCTGGATACAACGCTTGCTCATAATTTGTAGGATGAAATGAAAAAGGCCCCAATGGGGCCTTTCAAGCATTTAATTGTAATAGCCTATTTTTCGGCCGCATATTCCAGAATGGCGCGGCAGAAGTCCGGCAGGTCGGATGGGCGGCGGCTGCTGATCTGGTTGCGGTCGACAACAACGGACTTGTTTTCCCAGATGGCCCCCGCATTCTCAAGGTCATCCTTGATCCCGGGAGTGGATGTGCAGCGATAGCCCTTCATGATCTTGGCAGAGATCGGGATCCATCCCGCGTGGCAGATGTGGGCAATAAGCTTGCCTGCTTCATGCATTGCGCGGGTAATCTCCAGCACCTTGTGATCGCGGCGCAGTTTGTCCGGGGCGAATCCACCAGCCAGCACGAGCATGTCGAAGGTGTTATGGTCCATATCTGCAATGGCGGCATCGGCTGTGCATGGATAGCCGTGCTTGCCAGCGTAGGTGTGGCCCTTTTGGGGACCGGCGACCACAACTTCCGCGCCGGCTTCCTCCAGACGAAGCTTCGGATACCAGAGCTCAAGGTCTTCATAAACATCGTCCACGAACATAAGGACACGTTTGCCTGTAAGGGTCTGCATGGTGGGGCTCCTTGCATGTGTTGTAGGAAATGAACAGGCTGCCGAACACTGTAGTTTCTGCGATAAAACGCAGTAAAGAGCAGTGGGGAAAACGTCAGCGTAATAGCGAGGAATGCCTTTAATGACATTCTGCCCTGCACGTCAATGAGACGAGGGATTTTCTCAGGCTATCGCTATTTATAACGACGAATGCAGCATGATCTGCGAGACGGTTTCTATCTCAAGGTGCAGGTTGGCAATGGTTTCTTCCAATTGCTGGGGCGTGAGTCCGAGTTTCTCCCAGGAGAGCTGGGAGACTGTGGGGACGTAGTAGTCGCCTCGGGCATAGTAACCAAGCGCTTTGGCCATCGCATCTGCAAGGTGGATGATGTGATGATCGTCGATGTCATCCTCCGGCGCTTCATCCGGCGTATGATGGAAACGGACGGCATGGGTCGTGGCAGGGCTTAGATTCCATTTGTCGAGTATGTTGGAACCGATCTCCACATGGCTGAATCCGAAGACAGCATCTTCGGCCAAATGCAGGGACAAGCCGCGGCCGATGGCATAGTTGTAGACGGTCTCGGCCTCGTCCGGAAAGCCGCCCAGAATGAACAGGCGGCCGATATCATGAAGCAGACCGTCAACAAAGTAGCGTTCGGGCTCAGTCCTGCCGGTTTGCTCAGCCAGCCGTTTGGCAATGGAAGCGCAGGCAATGCTGTGCAACCAGAATTCTTCAAGCGAAGTGCCGTGCAATTGCTTGTTGAAACCGCTGATAAGCGTCGCCCCCATGGCAAGGCTGGCCAGAGGCCTGAAACCGATGATCGCAACCGCTCTGGAGACGGTCTCCACCTTGGAAACCAGTCCGTACAATGGGCTGTTCACGAGACGTAGCAGAGAGGCGGTAAGCTTGACGTCGTTGCTGATGATTTTGGCAATGTCGCTGGCTGAGACCTTGGGGGAATTAATCGCTTCCTGTAGCTGAACGACCAGTTGCGGGAGTGCAACGAGGTTGATGCGCTGCTGAAGGATGGAGTCCATGGTGAACTTGCGGGAGAAGCTTGGCGGCATCAGGTTTTCCGAAGGTGTCGGCGGCTCCGGAATCTCTCCTGTATCAATGCCTTGGGCGAGGCGTTCCAGCAATTCGCTGTATGCAAAACGAATAAGTTGCGCCACGAAGGGATGGTCGTGGTTTGTATACCTGAAGCGGAGCTTGAGAGACGTTTTGGCCTTTTCGCGCGCTTCGGGAGAAATGGATTCCAGTATTTCTTTCGTGATCATGCAACTTCCATGTACGAGGCTTAAGCCCCTAATCAATCTGTTCGGTCCGCATCCAGTTTATGGTGCGGTCGAGACCTTCTTCAAACGGTACAGTAGCTTTGAATCCAGTTTGCCTCGTAAAGCGGGAAATGTCAGCCTGTGAATGGTAAATATCACCGGCACGGCAGGGGCCGAACAGGATGCTGCTGCCCTTGCCGGTATTGGCTACTACCTTGTCGGCGAGTTGCTTGATGCTGATGGAGTTTCCTGTGCCCACATTGAAGATGCCACCAAGCGGTGCCGTGCTGCCTGTGGAGGGAGCCGGAACAATGCCTGCTGCTATGAGGTAGGATTGCACCACGTCTGAGACATAGATGAAGTCGCGTGTCTGACCGCCGTCTCCGAAAATGGTCATATCCTCTCCGGCCACAGCCTGCGTGATGAACTTGGAGACAACGCCGCTATATGGACTGCTGGGATCCTGCCGCGGTCCGAAGATATTGAAAAAACGCAACGAGCAGCCGAAACCGCTTTCCTGCATGAGGGTGGAGGAAAGGTACTTTGAACGACCGTAAGGACTGTTGTGGACGGTTTCCGCCGTTGCGTATTCCTCTCTGAGGGGCAGGCGGGGATCATCGCCGTATTCGGCAGCGGAACCAGCAAAGATGAACGCCTTTGCGCCCGCCCGCATAGCCTCCTCATGCAGCGCCTTTGTTGCGGTATAGTTGGTGGCCATGGTCAGTTCCGGATGTTCCATGGAAAAGGCAACCATGACCACGGCAGCCAGATGAAAGACATACTGAATGTCGGGACAGACGGCGGTTGCCGAGGCGAGCACTTCGTGATGGGTGATGTCCCGCTCCACATAGTGGAACTGATCGTTTTTGAAAGCTTCCGCAAGGTTCCTTGCTTCGCTTGCGGGGCGGATATCAACTCCGACAACAGAAAATCCCATTGCAAGCAGGGTATCGGTCAGGTGGCTTCCTACGAAGCCTGCGCAACCGGTAACAAGGCAGGCAGGTCTGGATGCTGAGGGCATGGTATGTCCTTGCGAGAGTGGGCCGAGGTGCCGAGCGGGTGTTAACCGATGGGCTGGCGGGCAAATGTTATATATTCAAGGTTGCGAATGTTCCAATCCAGTAGCCAGTATGCGGCAAACAGGGCCACAAAGCAGGAATAGCAGTAACCGTAACCGTAGAATCCGGCGCCCATATTGGTGGTGATCCAGCTGAACAGGCCGTTGGCAACGAGGAACAGCGAAGAAACGATGAGCACTTCCTTACGTAGGTCAAAATAAAACAAGATGATAATAACAACAGACAGCAGTACCTGCAAGAAGGCGCCGGTCAGGGCTATGCGGTAGACTGGGGTTTGTATGGGGGAAAGCTGGGCCATGGCGATGATCTCTGGTGCAAAGGCAATGCAGAGCGTTGTGATGGCCCCTTGAATGATGAGGATTTCTCGCAGCGAATGATGCAGCGAGTCAACAAGGCGTCCCTTTTCTTCCAGAATGGCGTAAAACGGAAGGTTTTCAAGAACCTTGGCGTAGTAGCGTTTGTAGTGGTCGTAAAAAGACGTTTCCACTTTCATGAGGAAGATGGCAAGCGTGGGCACAATGGTCAGATAGGCAAAGAATATCGGTCCTTCATACAGGTCGTGCGTCCTGAAATAGGGGACGATGGTTCGTGAGTCAGGCGCAAACCAGAAAACGATTTTATCTATCCATATGGCCAGATTGTAGATGATGCCTATGACTGCGAGTTCCCAGTATTTTTTGAAATAGCTGAACAAGGCTCGGTCGAAAATGGCCCCCACTTGGAATTCGGCAAGAAGTCGTGCGAAAAGCCAGTAGAAGATGATGGCTTGTCCGATGAGATAACCGAGCATGTGCCCTTCGGCACCTAGCGGGTGGCTGAGCCATATCGCCCCGGCAATGCTGATGGCTGTGCCGATGGCAAAGGCCAGAACGATCTGGATGTAGTCCTTGACCGACGAAATGAAAACCATGGCGAGCCAGATGAGGCTGACCACGGCAAAGAGCATGACGGCAAGCAGTTTGTAGTAACCGGAAATCTCGAATCGCAGGTACGCGGCTGTCGCGAGCGGTACGCCCAGGCAGAGGATTGCGGCACAGCAGCTCCAGAAGGCGCGCATGGTCGATTCCACCCTGCCGAGGAAGAGTTCGTCCGCAAGGTAGCGGGTGGAAATCAGTTG is drawn from Desulfovibrio mangrovi and contains these coding sequences:
- a CDS encoding type 1 glutamine amidotransferase domain-containing protein, giving the protein MQTLTGKRVLMFVDDVYEDLELWYPKLRLEEAGAEVVVAGPQKGHTYAGKHGYPCTADAAIADMDHNTFDMLVLAGGFAPDKLRRDHKVLEITRAMHEAGKLIAHICHAGWIPISAKIMKGYRCTSTPGIKDDLENAGAIWENKSVVVDRNQISSRRPSDLPDFCRAILEYAAEK
- a CDS encoding HDOD domain-containing protein, with the translated sequence MITKEILESISPEAREKAKTSLKLRFRYTNHDHPFVAQLIRFAYSELLERLAQGIDTGEIPEPPTPSENLMPPSFSRKFTMDSILQQRINLVALPQLVVQLQEAINSPKVSASDIAKIISNDVKLTASLLRLVNSPLYGLVSKVETVSRAVAIIGFRPLASLAMGATLISGFNKQLHGTSLEEFWLHSIACASIAKRLAEQTGRTEPERYFVDGLLHDIGRLFILGGFPDEAETVYNYAIGRGLSLHLAEDAVFGFSHVEIGSNILDKWNLSPATTHAVRFHHTPDEAPEDDIDDHHIIHLADAMAKALGYYARGDYYVPTVSQLSWEKLGLTPQQLEETIANLHLEIETVSQIMLHSSL
- a CDS encoding NAD-dependent epimerase/dehydratase family protein, which codes for MPSASRPACLVTGCAGFVGSHLTDTLLAMGFSVVGVDIRPASEARNLAEAFKNDQFHYVERDITHHEVLASATAVCPDIQYVFHLAAVVMVAFSMEHPELTMATNYTATKALHEEAMRAGAKAFIFAGSAAEYGDDPRLPLREEYATAETVHNSPYGRSKYLSSTLMQESGFGCSLRFFNIFGPRQDPSSPYSGVVSKFITQAVAGEDMTIFGDGGQTRDFIYVSDVVQSYLIAAGIVPAPSTGSTAPLGGIFNVGTGNSISIKQLADKVVANTGKGSSILFGPCRAGDIYHSQADISRFTRQTGFKATVPFEEGLDRTINWMRTEQID
- the pelG gene encoding exopolysaccharide Pel transporter PelG; protein product: MAGIGFELRRILGKGSYLNELGAYLYAALISSGPWLMSIFTLSVLGLFREQTLSNVDHEIFRATIIYTYAFSLVFVGFFQLISTRYLADELFLGRVESTMRAFWSCCAAILCLGVPLATAAYLRFEISGYYKLLAVMLFAVVSLIWLAMVFISSVKDYIQIVLAFAIGTAISIAGAIWLSHPLGAEGHMLGYLIGQAIIFYWLFARLLAEFQVGAIFDRALFSYFKKYWELAVIGIIYNLAIWIDKIVFWFAPDSRTIVPYFRTHDLYEGPIFFAYLTIVPTLAIFLMKVETSFYDHYKRYYAKVLENLPFYAILEEKGRLVDSLHHSLREILIIQGAITTLCIAFAPEIIAMAQLSPIQTPVYRIALTGAFLQVLLSVVIIILFYFDLRKEVLIVSSLFLVANGLFSWITTNMGAGFYGYGYCYSCFVALFAAYWLLDWNIRNLEYITFARQPIG